The segment GGCGTGGTCATGGGCATACGGCACGTATCGTGGCCCGTCGAGGGCATCCAGTTCCACCCGGAGAGCGTTCTGACGATCGAGGGCCCCCGGATCATCCGGAACTGGGTCCAGTCGCTCGGGACCGTACCGAAGACGGACCCTGTCGTATGAAGGACTACCTGAGAATTGTGGCGGCCGGATCGTCGCTCACGACCGAGCAGGCTGCGCACGCGATGCAGATCGTCATGAACGGATCGGCGGCCCCCGAAGAGCTTGGTGGATTCCTGATGGGCGTGACCGCCCGCGGAGCAACCGTCGATGAACTGGTCGGCTTTGCCGGTGTCATGCGCGAATTTGCCGTGTCCGTTGAATGCGATGACCCACGAGCCGTCGATCTCTGCGGAACGGGTGGCGACGGCGTCGGAACATTCAACGTATCGACAACGGCGGTCTTTGTCGTGGCCGGTTCGGGCGTAACGGTGGCCAAGCACGGAAACCGTTCGGTATCGTCCAGTTGTGGCTCGGCGGATGTCCTCGATGCACTCGGCGTGCAGACTAACCTGCGCCGCAAGGGTGCCGAGCACTGCCTCCGAGAGACCGGCATCGCATTTATCTTTGCGCCCCACTTCCACCCTGCGATGAAGCACGTGATGCCAGTGCGGCGAGCTCTGGGAGTGCGAACATTCTTTAACATGCTTGGACCGCTGTGCAATCCGGCCGGCGTAAACCGGCAGCTCGTTGGTGCCTTCAGCCACCGTGCTGCACGGGACATCGCCGCTGTTCTCGCTCGTCTCGGGTCCGAGCATGTCATTGCTGTTCACTCCGATGACGGACTGGACGAGGTGTCCGTGTCCGACGAATCGACTCTCTTCGAATTTCGGCGAGGGGCCTCACACGACCCGGTGGTCGAGGAGCGCAGGTTCGCGCCGGAGTATCTCGGACTGGATCGACATCCCCTTTCGGCAATAAACGGCTCGACGGCCGAAGAGAACGCGACGATCCTCCGGCGTGTGCTGTCCGGAGAACGAGGTGCGCACCGGGACATCGTGGTCGCAAACGCGGCCCACGCGATATACACCGCCGGCGTCGCAGAAAGCCTGGAGGTTGCAAAAGAGATGGCATGCGCAAGTATCGATTCCGGCAAAGCGACGCGAGCCCTCGAGGATCTGCGCAGCACTTCCAGGGAAGCGCCAACCGACTAAAGCATGACCATCCTCGACCAGATCGTCCGCAGCACGAGAAATCTTCTGCACGAGCGCAAGAAGATGACTCCCGAGGCACGACTCACAGAGCTTCCCCTGTTCGGCGATCCGCGCAGGCCGTTTGGAGATGCGCTGCGGCAACCGGATGTGTCAATCATCGCTGAGATCAAGAAAGCGTCACCGAGCAAGGGCGTGCTGCGCGAGAATCTCGATGTCGCTCGTGTTGCGTCGCAGTACGAAGACAGCGGGGCTGCCGCAATATCCGTCGTGACGGAACCTGCCTACTTTAAGGGGACTCTGGACAATCTTCGGATTGCTAGAGAAACGACGGGCATTCCGATGCTTCGCAAGGATTTTATCCTTGATCCGTACCAGTTATTTGAAGCGAAGGCCTACGGAGCGGACGCAATTTTACTGATTGCGACGGTGCTTGATCGCATCCACCTGAAAGACCTGCTTGACGCAGCCTACGACATCGGCCTCGATCACCTGGTGGAGGTATATGCGGAGCGAGATCTTGACAAGATCGACTTTGATCTCGTGCGAGTAGTCGGCGCCAACAATCGCGATCTTGAAACGTTTGAGGTGGACGTGCGACGAGCCTCACGTATCCTGAGGCACGTGCCAGCCGGTATCGTCAGAGTCGCCGAGAGCGGCATTCGGGATGCTGCTGACGTGGCCATTGCGGCAGAAGGCGGCGCGGACGCCGTCCTCGTTGGTGAGGCTCTGATGAGCGCCGATGATCCGGGACTCGCCCTTCGCATACTGACGACCGGCACGGCTTCGGGGAATGGAAATAACAACTCGACTCAGCAGGAACGAGCGTGAAGACACTCGTGAAGATCTGTGGATTGACCCGACTTGAGGATGCGCGTTTCTGCGCAGCCGCCGGTGCGGACTATCTGGGGTTCGTGCTCGCGAAGGAGAGTCCGCGCTCTATCACGCCAGAAAAGGTGAAGGAGATTATCGGGTGGGTGTACGGTCCAAAAACAGTTGGCGTATTCGTCGACGCCGATCCGTCGTACGTGAACGAGATCGCACAGGAGATCGGATTCGACCTGGTACAACTTCACGGAAATGAGAGCGTCGAGGAATGCCGTCGCATTGATGCGCCGATCATCAAAGCCATCGCGGTAGGTCCGGATACGACGGCCGCTGATCTCGAAATGGAGATCGGCCGGTATGGAGACAGCATCCGCCACGTCTTGCTCGATACGTCGATCCGAGGCGTGACCGGTGGAACGGGCCAGACATTTGACTGGGCCGTCGCGAATGACGCTGTGAGACGTCACGATACGTTCGTTGCGGGCGGTGTGGACTCCGGCAACGTGGGCGATTTGATCAAACGTCTCAATCCATTCGCAATCGACGTCGCCACCGGAGTCGAGGATTCTCCCGGCATCAAGGACTTTGAGAAAGTGTCGGCGCTGCTGGAAACCGTGGCCGGTCGTGCCACTTGAGAGATCCTCAGCCATGACACGTGAATTGAAACACACATTTGGAGATCTGCCGGACGAGCTTGGGCATTTCGGGTCTTTCGGGGGGAAGTTTGTACCGGAGATCCTGATGCCGGCCCTTACGTCACTCGAAGCCGCGCGACACGAAGCGGCGACAGACCCCGGGTTTCGGCAGGAGTACGAGGATCTGCTTCGAGATTACGTCGGCCGTCCGACGGCTCTGACGTATGCGGCGAGGCTGACAAGAAGGTTGGCGGGTGCCCGGATCTATTTGAAGCGTGAAGATCTGTGTCACACGGGTGCGCATAAAATCAACAACACGGTCGGGCAGATCTTGCTGGCCCGACGCATGGGCAAAACCCGGATCATCGCGGAGACCGGAGCTGGCCAGCACGGAGTTGCAACCGCCACCGTCTGTGCTCGATTCGGACTCGAGTGTATTGTCTACATGGGATCCGAAGACGTCGGTCGTCAGAGGCTCAACGTCCTTCGCATGAAACTGCTTGGCGCGGAGGTTCGGCCGGTCGAGAGTGGTAGCCGAACGCTCAAGGATGCAACCAGCGAAGCGATACGCGACTGGGTGACAAATGTAGACAGCACGTTTTACATCATCGGATCCGTGGTCGGACCGCATCCGTATCCTGCGATGGTTCGCGACTTCCAGCGCGTTATCGGCGACGAAGTCCGGTCACAACTCGAACAGGCGGAGGGCCGATCATCTCCCGATGCCGTGGTGGCCTGTGTGGGCGGAGGATCGAATGCGATCGGGATCTGGGCCCCATTCCTGGACGAGCCGGCGGTTCGACTTTTTGGGGTGGAGGCGGCGGGCGAGGGTCTTGATGGCCGTCACGCCGCGACACTAACTTCGGGTGAGCCGGGGATCTTGCACGGCGCCCTCTCCTACCTGCTGCAGGACGACGACGGACAGGTCAGCCTTGCTCATTCCATCTCAGCCGGACTGGACTATCCCGGTGTGGGACCTGAACACGCTCACTTGAAGGAACAGGAGCGCGTAACGTATGCCGCCGTAGCGGACGAGGCTGCACTGGACGGCGTTCGCCTTCTGGCAGAAACCGAGGGCATCATTCCTGCCCTCGAAACCGCCCACGCGGTGGCGTATCTGAAGGAACTTGCACCCCGGATGGATGCAGAAAGCATCATCGTGATGAACTGCTCGGGTCGCGGAGACAAGGACATGGAAACCATCGCGACAAAGATGTGATGTCTTCCACCGGATCAACTCGACTCAAGCGTGCGCTCGATTCAGCTGAGGCAGACGGGCGAAAGTCCATGGGTATTTTCCTCACCTGCGGATTCCCCCAACTCGATGCCACGCTGCCATTGCTGCAGGCGATCGACCGTGCCGGCGCCGATTTCATCGAGGTGGGAATGCCATTCAGCGACCCGCTTGCAGAGGGAGGTCCGATTCAGAACTCGAGTGCGATCGCCCTGGCCAACGGGATAACTCTCGCGGACGTCCTGGCGGTCGTTCGCGCATTTCGAACTACGAGTGAGACGCCCGTAGTTCTCATGGGATACGCTAATCCGGTGTACCACTTCGGGGTCGATCGATTCTGCGCAGAAGCCGCGGCGGCCGGAGTTGACGGGCTAATTCTGCCCGACCTGCCAATCGATGAAGCGGAGCACTTGAGACGCGCGGCTGCCGCGAACGGCATCGATGTGATATTCCTTATCGCTCCCAACACACCGGACGAGCGAGTTCGGAGTATCGACCGTGTCACGACGGGGTTTGTATATGCGGTGGCTTTCGCCGGCCTAACCGGAGACACAATCGATACCGGAGTCACCCTTCAGCGCTATCTCGACACCGCCCGGCGCCTGATCTCGAATCGACTGCTTGTCGGCTTCGGGATCAAGTCGGCCGATGACGCCGCGATCGCATCAGTCCACGCCGACGGGTTCATCGTCGGGTCGGCACTCATCAGCTACGTGCAAGTGCTCTGGGATGATCACAATCTGACAATGAACGATCGCCTCTCCGACGTTGAATCGTTCGTACGCAATCTTCGACCTCCGACGCGCAACTAGAACACCCATCACGTGTCAGCGTTGTAAGCATCACGAAATCCGAAACCTGACAGTACGCGAAGATGAAGAGTCCCGGGTTGGGCCGATCCCATTGTTTCGACGTCAAGGCGGTTTTGATGAGTCTGGCGAGCCTTTCCCTGCTCGCTTCATGCGGTGATGTCAGCTATCGACCGACCGCCGTCGGCACTGCGGGCGAGATTGTTGTCGTCATGGACTCTCTGCTGTGGAATGGAGCACCGGGCGATGCGCTCCGCGAGGAGATCGGACCGTATGTCGGCACCCTGCCTGCCCCCGAGCCTCTGTTCGATCTTGCCCACCAGACCATAGAGACACAGGCGGCATTCGATCGAATCTCCACCCATCGGAGCATTGTTTTTGCCGCATCACTGTCGGATTCCACGGTCGAGGCAAACTTCGTCAGAAGCGTGTTTTCGGAAGACGCTCAGAAAGTGATCAGTGAGGGAAGCGGTGTCTTTGTCAACCGGGATGACATCTGGCGTCGAGATCAGCGAATCGTGTACCTGGCAGCCTCCAATCCGGATGAGTTGATCGCAATTACTCGCAAATCCGGCGAGGAGATGAGATCCATTTTTAATGGCAGTGAGCGGCAGCGTCTCGAGAAGGACATGTACGAGAACGGGCGCCAGTTTGAACTCGAAGACACGCTGCTCACTCATCACGACTTCAGAATCAAAGTCCAGCATGACTATCTCATTGCCACGGACACGACCGACTTCGTATGGATGCGTCGA is part of the Rhodothermales bacterium genome and harbors:
- a CDS encoding DUF4837 family protein, which gives rise to MKSPGLGRSHCFDVKAVLMSLASLSLLASCGDVSYRPTAVGTAGEIVVVMDSLLWNGAPGDALREEIGPYVGTLPAPEPLFDLAHQTIETQAAFDRISTHRSIVFAASLSDSTVEANFVRSVFSEDAQKVISEGSGVFVNRDDIWRRDQRIVYLAASNPDELIAITRKSGEEMRSIFNGSERQRLEKDMYENGRQFELEDTLLTHHDFRIKVQHDYLIATDTTDFVWMRRILADSWRSLFVYYEDYADPNDLTPEWMYRKRDSLGQIYLLGNVGGYINIDYRRPLESKSIDFLDHYAFEARGLWHMIGPDDAGEIVSYGMGGPFVSYGFYDQEGGRIYLIDGMVFAPGFKKREFLRQLEVMAHTIRTRSEIASTVVASVTASGAPAP
- the trpD gene encoding anthranilate phosphoribosyltransferase, with the translated sequence MKDYLRIVAAGSSLTTEQAAHAMQIVMNGSAAPEELGGFLMGVTARGATVDELVGFAGVMREFAVSVECDDPRAVDLCGTGGDGVGTFNVSTTAVFVVAGSGVTVAKHGNRSVSSSCGSADVLDALGVQTNLRRKGAEHCLRETGIAFIFAPHFHPAMKHVMPVRRALGVRTFFNMLGPLCNPAGVNRQLVGAFSHRAARDIAAVLARLGSEHVIAVHSDDGLDEVSVSDESTLFEFRRGASHDPVVEERRFAPEYLGLDRHPLSAINGSTAEENATILRRVLSGERGAHRDIVVANAAHAIYTAGVAESLEVAKEMACASIDSGKATRALEDLRSTSREAPTD
- the trpB gene encoding tryptophan synthase subunit beta codes for the protein MTRELKHTFGDLPDELGHFGSFGGKFVPEILMPALTSLEAARHEAATDPGFRQEYEDLLRDYVGRPTALTYAARLTRRLAGARIYLKREDLCHTGAHKINNTVGQILLARRMGKTRIIAETGAGQHGVATATVCARFGLECIVYMGSEDVGRQRLNVLRMKLLGAEVRPVESGSRTLKDATSEAIRDWVTNVDSTFYIIGSVVGPHPYPAMVRDFQRVIGDEVRSQLEQAEGRSSPDAVVACVGGGSNAIGIWAPFLDEPAVRLFGVEAAGEGLDGRHAATLTSGEPGILHGALSYLLQDDDGQVSLAHSISAGLDYPGVGPEHAHLKEQERVTYAAVADEAALDGVRLLAETEGIIPALETAHAVAYLKELAPRMDAESIIVMNCSGRGDKDMETIATKM
- a CDS encoding phosphoribosylanthranilate isomerase, which translates into the protein MKTLVKICGLTRLEDARFCAAAGADYLGFVLAKESPRSITPEKVKEIIGWVYGPKTVGVFVDADPSYVNEIAQEIGFDLVQLHGNESVEECRRIDAPIIKAIAVGPDTTAADLEMEIGRYGDSIRHVLLDTSIRGVTGGTGQTFDWAVANDAVRRHDTFVAGGVDSGNVGDLIKRLNPFAIDVATGVEDSPGIKDFEKVSALLETVAGRAT
- the trpC gene encoding indole-3-glycerol phosphate synthase TrpC, giving the protein MTILDQIVRSTRNLLHERKKMTPEARLTELPLFGDPRRPFGDALRQPDVSIIAEIKKASPSKGVLRENLDVARVASQYEDSGAAAISVVTEPAYFKGTLDNLRIARETTGIPMLRKDFILDPYQLFEAKAYGADAILLIATVLDRIHLKDLLDAAYDIGLDHLVEVYAERDLDKIDFDLVRVVGANNRDLETFEVDVRRASRILRHVPAGIVRVAESGIRDAADVAIAAEGGADAVLVGEALMSADDPGLALRILTTGTASGNGNNNSTQQERA
- a CDS encoding tryptophan synthase subunit alpha → MSSTGSTRLKRALDSAEADGRKSMGIFLTCGFPQLDATLPLLQAIDRAGADFIEVGMPFSDPLAEGGPIQNSSAIALANGITLADVLAVVRAFRTTSETPVVLMGYANPVYHFGVDRFCAEAAAAGVDGLILPDLPIDEAEHLRRAAAANGIDVIFLIAPNTPDERVRSIDRVTTGFVYAVAFAGLTGDTIDTGVTLQRYLDTARRLISNRLLVGFGIKSADDAAIASVHADGFIVGSALISYVQVLWDDHNLTMNDRLSDVESFVRNLRPPTRN